The following proteins are co-located in the Argopecten irradians isolate NY chromosome 9, Ai_NY, whole genome shotgun sequence genome:
- the LOC138331994 gene encoding huntingtin-interacting protein 1-like isoform X2 has translation MSSKHLPKVISHRGRTSTEVERENFEKTQTVAINKAINTQEAPVKEKHVRTTVLGTFQDNGAGLFWSVASKLPVQGNPIVCWKFLHVLHKIFREGHKHCMHDSWRYSSHLTDLGKLWSHLREGYGRLIASYCALLVQKMKFHKKNNHIPGSLIMSDEQFSKICGSDVNNYDAMYSFEICVDMLDYMDEILNLQQYVFGSLDMSRSNSMTNSGQCRLAPLILCIQDSCQLYDYIVKSLFRLHSSLPPDTLSGHRDRFLSAYKRLKQFYLSSSNLQYFKNLVQVPFLPDEPPNFLIASDFNKHVKPVAVVPTEPEPEPELETPDTDSIGDLVDTSDPPQFDESFGNGFGPPETDERDLLIERLTREVQQLRAELERMRNEDMKIITAQKEEIARLEKILSELRHSAEKSLKENDSLKKKLEEASVHAGAAVKLSESEKATKANEEKFKKMKDIYGKLREEHVNLLRTNAETTKKLEGERRSLQEKEQLLKESQGDIQRMENERKVLQESLQQSADEVTSQLAVATAKNTELEKSAEQLEHKVKTLEETKSSLMSQLQNMEEESSALQTKLDESNEARQHTETELSGEITALQAQLEQTRQEKDAQGTQLSQEITDLKGKLEETVNEKKTMEQDLNQQLEDLRAKLAQTEMDKDNIEEKLTGDISSIHSTMLAKAVEEGRGFIQDALDQFENPTHIAVKCTAEFLLMRAEPVLTCLDSLKNAHSIYSIDKKDLEALVKSITSYSHHMGDCVLHGIATTHSAQLEAAEELGNACREAGDTGLKLLDAIEAGGFINTEVDQTSQSVKRLMNLAEALVPKMVDIKEGEIGDLVENEMSATNSAIEQAAQRIEEMLHKNRSDNSGVELQVNEGILDSCNGLMEAIKILLSKSRDLQKEIVSQGRCTGLMNVSSSSKEFYKKNHRWTEGLLSAAKAVGFGATTLMEAADKVMKGEGKFEELIVCSNEIAASTAQLVVASKVKADRRSEKLRALSEASKGVSTSTGKVVGSAREGSQRIEEQSLMDFTKLTLHQTKKNEMQSQVRLLELERELELERLKLGELRKQHYQLAGESEGWEVGQGPFLTTVDGEEAGSGDGHHDASK, from the exons ATGTCATCGAAGCACCTTCCTAAAGTCATTTCCCATAGAGGAAGAACATCAACTGAAGTTGAACGTGAAAATTTTGAGAAAACACAA actgTTGCTATAAATAAAGCTATCAACACTCAGGAGGCACCTGTCAAAGAAAAGCATGTAAGGA CCACGGTGCTAGGAACATTCCAGGACAATGGGGCAGGCCTTTTCTGGAGTGTGGCTTCCAAACTTCCTGTCCAAGGAAATCCAATTGTGTGCTGGAAGTTTCTACATGTTCTCCACAAGATCTTCCGAGAGGGACACAAACAT TGTATGCATGATTCCTGGCGATATTCATCCCACCTTACAGATTTGGGAAAATTATGG AGTCACCTACGAGAAGGGTATGGGCGACTGATAGCAAGCTACTGTGCGCTGTTAGTACAGAAAATGAAATTCCACAAAAAG AACAACCATATACCTGGCAGTCTGATTATGTCTGATGAGCAGTTCTCCAAGATTTGTGGATCAGATGTGAACAATTA CGATGCCATGTATAG CTTTGAGATTTGTGTCGACATGCTTGACTACATGGATGAAATCCTTAATCTCCAACAATATG tattCGGTTCTCTGGATATGTCAAGATCCAATTCCATGACAAACTCTGGCCAGTGTCGATTAGCTCCCTTGATTCTTTGTATTCAAGACTCGTGTCAGCTGTACGATTATATAGTCAAATCTCTGTTTAGACTGCACTCTA GTCTCCCCCCTGATACCTTGTCGGGACACAGGGACCGCTTTCTATCAGCATATAAACG TCTTAAGCAATTTTACCTCAGCAGTAGTAACTTACAGTACTTTAAAAATCTGGTCCAGGTTCCGTTTTTACCCGAT GAGCCTCCAAATTTCTTAATTGCTTCTGACTTTAACAAACACGTGAAACCTGTAGCTGTTGTGCCAACGGAGCCTGAACCAGAACCCGAGCTGGAAACTCCAGACACTGATAGTATCGGAGATCTGGTGGACACTTCTGATCCTCCTCAG TTTGATGAATCCTTTGGGAATGGTTTTGGTCCACCAGAAACTGATGAGAG AGATCTGTTGATTGAGCGGCTAACACGAGAGGTCCAACAGCTGAGAGCAGAGTTGGAAAGAATGAGAAACGAG GATATGAAAATCATCACAGCTCAGAAAGAGGAAATTGCAAGGCTAGAAAAGATCTTATCTGAGCTACGACATTCTGCTGAAAAGTCCTTAAAG GAAAATGACAGTCTGAAGAAGAAGCTTGAAGAAGCAAGTGTGCATGCTGGAGCTGCTGTTAAACTATCAGAGTCAGAAA AAGCAACAAAGGCCAATGAAgaaaaatttaagaaaatgaaagaTATATATGGGAAATTACGAGAAGAACATGTGAATCTGTTAAGAACA AATGCTGAAACGACAAAAAAGTTAGAAGGAGAGCGGAGATCTCTGcaagaaaaagaacaattactGAAG GAATCTCAGGGGGATATACAGAGGATGGAAAACGAACGTAAAGTTCTACAGGAAAGTTTACAGCAGAGTGCGGACGAGGTCACCTCACAACTAGCTGTAGCCACTGCCAAAAATACCGAGCTTGAGAAATCTGCCGAG caACTGGAGCACAAGGTTAAAACCCTGGAGGAGACCAAGTCGAGCTTGATGTCACAGTTACAGAACATGGAGGAGGAGAGCTCTGCTCTGCAGACTAAACTTGACGAGTCAAATGAGGCTCGTCAACACACGGAGACAGAactgtcaggggagataactgccCTACAGGCACAACTTGAACAGACACGCCAGGAGAAGGATGCACAAGGGACCCAACTCTCGCAAGAAATTACAGATCTCAAG GGAAAGCTTGAGGAGACTGTAAATGAGAAGAAAACAATGGAACAAGATCTGAACCAACAACTCGAGGATCTCCGAGCAAAACTGGCCCAAACAGAGATGGACAAGGATAACATTGAGGAGAAATTGACTGGAGACATCAGTTCAATTCACTCCACGATGTTAG CAAAAGCCGTAGAGGAGGGTAGAGGGTTCATACAAGATGCTCTGGACCAATTTGAGAATCCAACACATATTGCGGTCAAGTGTACTGCAG AATTCCTCCTGATGCGTGCTGAGCCTGTCCTGACGTGTTTGGATAGCCTAAAGAATGCCCACAGTATTTACAGTATAGATAAGAAAG ATTTGGAGGCCCTGGTGAAATCCATCACATCGTACTCTCATCACATGGGAGACTGTGTATTACACGGTATAGCTACCACTCACTCAGCACAGCTGGAGGCGGCGGAAG aacttGGAAATGCGTGTAGAGAAGCTGGCGATACAGGTCTCAAACTGCTGGATGCTATTGAAGCAG GCGGGTTTATAAACACAGAGGTGGACCAGACATCCCAGAGTGTGAAGAGACTCATGAATCTCGCCGAGGCTCTCGTCCCCAAGATGGTTGACATCAAGGAAGGAGAAATCGGAGACTTGGTGGAGAACGAAATGAGTGCCACCAACTCTGCTATAGAACAGGCTGCTCAGAGAATCGAG GAAATGCTGCACAAGAACAGGTCTGATAACTCTGGTGTGGAGCTCCAGGTAAACGAGGGAATATTGGACTCCTGTAATGGACTCATGGAG GCCATCAAGATTCTGTTGTCCAAGTCTCGAGATCTTCAGAAGGAAATAGTGTCTCAAGGACGG TGTACAGGGCTGATGAATGTTTCCTCATCCAGTAAGGAGTTCTATAAGAAGAATCATCGATGGACAGAAGGATTGCTGTCTGCTGCTAAGGCTGTAGGCTTTGGAGCTACCACGCTCAT GGAGGCGGCAGACAAAGTTATGAAAGGCGAAGGGAAGTTTGAAGAACTTATTGTGTGCTCAAATGAAATTGCTGCCAGTACTGCACAACTGGTCGTAGCTTCCAAGGTCAAGGCTGACCGCCGCAGTGAAAAGCTGAGAGCTCTGTCAGAGGCCTCCAAAGGGGTGTCTACATCAACAGGCAAAGTGGTGGGGTCAGCTCGGGAGGGGTCACAGAGGATAGAGGAACAGA GCCTTATGGACTTCACCAAACTTACCCTACATCAGACGAAGAAAAACGAGATGCAGTCCCAG gTGCGATTATTGGAGCTTGAGAGGGAACTAGAACTGGAGAGATTAAAGCTGGGAGAACTGAGGAAACAGCACTACCAGTTGGCCGGGGAGAGTGAAGGCTGGGAGGTTGGACAG GGACCATTCCTTACCACTGTG GATGGGGAGGAGGCTGGATCGGGCGACGGCCACCACGATGCT
- the LOC138331994 gene encoding huntingtin-interacting protein 1-like isoform X1 — translation MSSKHLPKVISHRGRTSTEVERENFEKTQTVAINKAINTQEAPVKEKHVRTTVLGTFQDNGAGLFWSVASKLPVQGNPIVCWKFLHVLHKIFREGHKHCMHDSWRYSSHLTDLGKLWSHLREGYGRLIASYCALLVQKMKFHKKNNHIPGSLIMSDEQFSKICGSDVNNYFEICVDMLDYMDEILNLQQYVFGSLDMSRSNSMTNSGQCRLAPLILCIQDSCQLYDYIVKSLFRLHSSLPPDTLSGHRDRFLSAYKRLKQFYLSSSNLQYFKNLVQVPFLPDEPPNFLIASDFNKHVKPVAVVPTEPEPEPELETPDTDSIGDLVDTSDPPQFDESFGNGFGPPETDERDLLIERLTREVQQLRAELERMRNEDMKIITAQKEEIARLEKILSELRHSAEKSLKENDSLKKKLEEASVHAGAAVKLSESEKATKANEEKFKKMKDIYGKLREEHVNLLRTNAETTKKLEGERRSLQEKEQLLKESQGDIQRMENERKVLQESLQQSADEVTSQLAVATAKNTELEKSAEQLEHKVKTLEETKSSLMSQLQNMEEESSALQTKLDESNEARQHTETELSGEITALQAQLEQTRQEKDAQGTQLSQEITDLKGKLEETVNEKKTMEQDLNQQLEDLRAKLAQTEMDKDNIEEKLTGDISSIHSTMLAKAVEEGRGFIQDALDQFENPTHIAVKCTAEFLLMRAEPVLTCLDSLKNAHSIYSIDKKDLEALVKSITSYSHHMGDCVLHGIATTHSAQLEAAEELGNACREAGDTGLKLLDAIEAGGFINTEVDQTSQSVKRLMNLAEALVPKMVDIKEGEIGDLVENEMSATNSAIEQAAQRIEEMLHKNRSDNSGVELQVNEGILDSCNGLMEAIKILLSKSRDLQKEIVSQGRVSYTSE, via the exons ATGTCATCGAAGCACCTTCCTAAAGTCATTTCCCATAGAGGAAGAACATCAACTGAAGTTGAACGTGAAAATTTTGAGAAAACACAA actgTTGCTATAAATAAAGCTATCAACACTCAGGAGGCACCTGTCAAAGAAAAGCATGTAAGGA CCACGGTGCTAGGAACATTCCAGGACAATGGGGCAGGCCTTTTCTGGAGTGTGGCTTCCAAACTTCCTGTCCAAGGAAATCCAATTGTGTGCTGGAAGTTTCTACATGTTCTCCACAAGATCTTCCGAGAGGGACACAAACAT TGTATGCATGATTCCTGGCGATATTCATCCCACCTTACAGATTTGGGAAAATTATGG AGTCACCTACGAGAAGGGTATGGGCGACTGATAGCAAGCTACTGTGCGCTGTTAGTACAGAAAATGAAATTCCACAAAAAG AACAACCATATACCTGGCAGTCTGATTATGTCTGATGAGCAGTTCTCCAAGATTTGTGGATCAGATGTGAACAATTA CTTTGAGATTTGTGTCGACATGCTTGACTACATGGATGAAATCCTTAATCTCCAACAATATG tattCGGTTCTCTGGATATGTCAAGATCCAATTCCATGACAAACTCTGGCCAGTGTCGATTAGCTCCCTTGATTCTTTGTATTCAAGACTCGTGTCAGCTGTACGATTATATAGTCAAATCTCTGTTTAGACTGCACTCTA GTCTCCCCCCTGATACCTTGTCGGGACACAGGGACCGCTTTCTATCAGCATATAAACG TCTTAAGCAATTTTACCTCAGCAGTAGTAACTTACAGTACTTTAAAAATCTGGTCCAGGTTCCGTTTTTACCCGAT GAGCCTCCAAATTTCTTAATTGCTTCTGACTTTAACAAACACGTGAAACCTGTAGCTGTTGTGCCAACGGAGCCTGAACCAGAACCCGAGCTGGAAACTCCAGACACTGATAGTATCGGAGATCTGGTGGACACTTCTGATCCTCCTCAG TTTGATGAATCCTTTGGGAATGGTTTTGGTCCACCAGAAACTGATGAGAG AGATCTGTTGATTGAGCGGCTAACACGAGAGGTCCAACAGCTGAGAGCAGAGTTGGAAAGAATGAGAAACGAG GATATGAAAATCATCACAGCTCAGAAAGAGGAAATTGCAAGGCTAGAAAAGATCTTATCTGAGCTACGACATTCTGCTGAAAAGTCCTTAAAG GAAAATGACAGTCTGAAGAAGAAGCTTGAAGAAGCAAGTGTGCATGCTGGAGCTGCTGTTAAACTATCAGAGTCAGAAA AAGCAACAAAGGCCAATGAAgaaaaatttaagaaaatgaaagaTATATATGGGAAATTACGAGAAGAACATGTGAATCTGTTAAGAACA AATGCTGAAACGACAAAAAAGTTAGAAGGAGAGCGGAGATCTCTGcaagaaaaagaacaattactGAAG GAATCTCAGGGGGATATACAGAGGATGGAAAACGAACGTAAAGTTCTACAGGAAAGTTTACAGCAGAGTGCGGACGAGGTCACCTCACAACTAGCTGTAGCCACTGCCAAAAATACCGAGCTTGAGAAATCTGCCGAG caACTGGAGCACAAGGTTAAAACCCTGGAGGAGACCAAGTCGAGCTTGATGTCACAGTTACAGAACATGGAGGAGGAGAGCTCTGCTCTGCAGACTAAACTTGACGAGTCAAATGAGGCTCGTCAACACACGGAGACAGAactgtcaggggagataactgccCTACAGGCACAACTTGAACAGACACGCCAGGAGAAGGATGCACAAGGGACCCAACTCTCGCAAGAAATTACAGATCTCAAG GGAAAGCTTGAGGAGACTGTAAATGAGAAGAAAACAATGGAACAAGATCTGAACCAACAACTCGAGGATCTCCGAGCAAAACTGGCCCAAACAGAGATGGACAAGGATAACATTGAGGAGAAATTGACTGGAGACATCAGTTCAATTCACTCCACGATGTTAG CAAAAGCCGTAGAGGAGGGTAGAGGGTTCATACAAGATGCTCTGGACCAATTTGAGAATCCAACACATATTGCGGTCAAGTGTACTGCAG AATTCCTCCTGATGCGTGCTGAGCCTGTCCTGACGTGTTTGGATAGCCTAAAGAATGCCCACAGTATTTACAGTATAGATAAGAAAG ATTTGGAGGCCCTGGTGAAATCCATCACATCGTACTCTCATCACATGGGAGACTGTGTATTACACGGTATAGCTACCACTCACTCAGCACAGCTGGAGGCGGCGGAAG aacttGGAAATGCGTGTAGAGAAGCTGGCGATACAGGTCTCAAACTGCTGGATGCTATTGAAGCAG GCGGGTTTATAAACACAGAGGTGGACCAGACATCCCAGAGTGTGAAGAGACTCATGAATCTCGCCGAGGCTCTCGTCCCCAAGATGGTTGACATCAAGGAAGGAGAAATCGGAGACTTGGTGGAGAACGAAATGAGTGCCACCAACTCTGCTATAGAACAGGCTGCTCAGAGAATCGAG GAAATGCTGCACAAGAACAGGTCTGATAACTCTGGTGTGGAGCTCCAGGTAAACGAGGGAATATTGGACTCCTGTAATGGACTCATGGAG GCCATCAAGATTCTGTTGTCCAAGTCTCGAGATCTTCAGAAGGAAATAGTGTCTCAAGGACGGGTAAGTTACACTTCAGAATGA